A region of the Pseudarthrobacter phenanthrenivorans Sphe3 genome:
GCGGATAAGACCCATGCGATCATGCTAACCCGCATTTGCGGACATATAAGGGTTCGATTTCCGCTTTTCCGGATCAGCTCCTCGCGCCGAAGCTTCAGCCTGCCCCGTGCGTTCCAGCCCAGTTACTTCTGAGTTGCCCCCTCCCAGGCGCCCGGTTTTCCGTTGTAAGGGCGGCCGGCGGACGTGCTGCTCGAAAGCAACTGGGCTGGAAGGCACAGCGAGGGTGCCGAGGTGCAGCACTAGACTTCCCCCATGGCCATCTACATCGACCCGCCCCTATGGCCTGCCCACGGGACACACTTTTCGCACCTCGTTTCGGACGAGTCGCTGGCGGAGCTGCATGGCTTCGCCGCGGCGGCCGGAATCCCCGAACGGGCCTTCGACGGCGACCATTACGACGTCGCCGAACGCCGCTACCCGGACCTGGTGGCTGCCGGGGCGGTTCCAGTGGAGGCCAGGATCCTGGTGCGGAAACTGATCGCCAGCGGGCTGCGGATCCCCGCCCGCCAGCGGAACAAGTCGCTCAAAGTGCCGCTGTTCAACCGGTGGGAGACCATCATGCCTGGGCACGACGCGCTCTTCCTGGACCTCCTGGACCGCTGGAGCGAGCCGCACCGCCGGTACCACGGCTGCACCCATCTGCTCTCGGTCCTGGAATCCCTCGATCTGCTCACCGACCCCGCCGATCCGCCCCGCAGAGTGGTGCTGGCTGCGTGGTTCCACGACGCCGTGTACCGCGGCGTGGCCGGCCAGGACGAGGAGGAATCGGCCCGCCTGGCGGAGGACCGGCTGGAGGCCGCCGGGCTTCCCGACGCCGAGGTGGCCGAGGTAGCGCGGCTGGTGCGGCTCACGTCGGACCACCGCCCCGGGCCAGGGGACGACGACGGCGCCCTCCTCTGCGATGCAGACCTGTCCGTCCTCGGCGGGGAACCAGACGAGTACGCGCGGTACGTGGCGGCCGTCCGGCAGGATTACGCGCACATTGGCGACGCCGACTTCGCGGCCGGACGGGCCGCCGTCGTCCGCCGCCTGCTGGAACTTGACCCCCTGTTCCATACCGAACGGGCCAAGGAGTTGTGGCGGGATGCGGCGCACCGGAACCTGACGGGGGAACTGGCGTGAACGCCTCCACGTCGAACTCCCGGCACACGTTGACAGCGAGTGCGGCACACCGGCAGTTGCCCTACACAGTCCGGCTGGAATGGGGCTTCGACGGCGCCGCGACGGTTGCGTCCGGCGCGGACCTCGCCGTGGTGGTGGATGTCCTCTCCTTCAGCACGTGCGTCAGCGTCGCCTTGGACCGGGGCGCCAGCGTTTTCCCGTTCCCGTGGAAGGACACCCGGGCCGAGGACTTCGCCGCGCATCACCGTGCTCAGCTCGCAGGCCCACGCAACGGCGGCGGACTCAGCCTTTCCCCCGCCAGCTTCCGGGCAGCGGAAACACTGGAACGCGTGGTGTTGCCCTCTCCGAACGGTTCCGCGCTGTGCCACGAACTGGCCGGCACGGTGCCCCTGGTGGCTGCCGTCTGCCTGCGCAATGCCGGCGCGACGGCTGACTGGGTGGCGGCCAACCTGCCGGAAAACGCAGTGATCGCAGTGATTGCCGCGGGCGAACGCTGGCCGGACGGCACCCTCCGCCCGGCAGTGGAGGACCAGATCGGGGCTGGCGCATTCATCGCGGGGCTGGGGGCGACTGGCAAGGGTGGCTACGAAGCCGAGGTGGGCAGGCACGGGTATTCGCCGGAGGCTGTGGCTGCCGCCGCAGTGTTCGAGGCCGCGGAACCGCGGCTTCGGGAGATGCTGCACGGGTGCGCCAGTGGGCTGGAGCTGTCCGGCACCGGCTACGGCGGCGACGTGGATATCGCAGCCGAGCTGGACGACAGCACAGCCGTGGCACTCCTGACGGATGGGGTCTTCAGTCCGTTTCCGGGCTGAAGCCTCCGCTTAACGGTAGGCCGGAACGAAGGGCTGGCTGGTGGGAACGATCTGCTTCCCCAACGGCATCAGGGAGACCGGAATCAGCTTGAGGTTGGCGATGGCCAGCGGGATGCCGATGATGGTGATGGCCATGGCGAAGGCGGTCACCACATGCCCGATGGCAATCCAGATGCCGGCCACCAGCAGCCAGATGACATTGCCCAACAGCGAAAAGACGCCCGCGCCGCCCGGCTTGTCCACCACCGTCCGGCCGAACGGCCACAGGGTGTAGGCCGCGATCCGGAACGATGCGATGCCCCAAGGGATGGTGATGATCAGCAGGCAGCAGATGACGCCGGCCAGGAAATAGCCCAGCGCCAGCCAGAAGCCGCCAAAAACCAGCCAGATGATGTTAAGCAGAGTCTTCATTCATCCATTGTGCCCCGGGGCCTCTGACAAAAAGCTAAGGGTCTCCCCTGACCCGCCCCTGAAGCTCAGGCCGTCGCAGGGCGGGAACCGGGGTTAACGCACCTAAGCCTTTGCTCCTGCCTTTGCGGCTTCCACGAACGCCCGGATCTTTGCCAGGTCCTTGACCCCACGGGATGCCTCCACGCCGGAGGAGACGTCTACGCCCCAGGCGTGGGCCGCGGCCGAGGCCTGCGCAACATTTGCGGGGTCCAGTCCGCCGGCCAGCAGCCAGCGGCGCCCCTCAAGGATGGGCAGGGCAGCGACGGAGGCGTAGTCCCACGCCTCACCCGAGCCGGGGACGGCGGCGTCAATCAGGAGCAGGTCCTCGCCCCAGTCCTCCAACTCTTCCGCGGTGGCACCCGTGGTGACGGCCCTGATCAGCTTCATCCCGGCGTCGTGCACTGTGGCTACGTCCGCACGGGAACGGGCGCCGTGCAGCTGGATCCATTCAAGGCCGGCAGCGCGGGCAATGGCCACGGCATCGGCGACCGGCTCGTCACGGAACACCCCCACCGGCGAAACCCTGGCGGGCACTTCGGCCAGCAGCGCGGAAACCTGATGCGGTGAGACCACCCGCGGGCTTGCGGTGAGGACGAAACCCACGGCGTCCGCTCCGGCGTCCACCGCTTCGCGGATGGATTCCGGCGTGCTGAGACCACATACTTTGACGAACATTCCCGGCTCCTTCAGGCTGTTTTCGCGTTGTCCCCCCGGAGGAGATTAGCAGGCCACGATGGGAGCTGCCGAGGCCGGGCAACTAGGCTGGGCAGATGGAGATCATCCGCTTTGCAGGCCTCAAGCCCCAACCATGGCGAAACGGCGGCGGCGTAACGCGCCAGGTGGCAAGCCACCCGGCGGCTGGTTCGGCGCAGGACTGGGACTGGCGGGTCAGCCTCACGGACGTAACCAAGGCCGGGGACTATTCGCCCTTTCCGGGCATGGAACGGGTGCTCACCGTCATCGAGGGAGAGCTGCTGCTGCTTACCGTGGATGGCGCCGAGCAGCCCCTGGAAAAGTACCGTCCCTTCCGGTTCCCCGGCGGTGCGGCTACCAGTTGCACCCTGCCCACCGGGGATGTCCGGAACCTGAACGTCATCACCCGGGAGGGAACCTTCAAGGGCTTCACCTCCATCATCGAGCTCTCCAAAAAGCGCGCCCACCCGTTGTTCGCCGGCCAGCTGGGAATCCTGCTGCAGGGCCAGGCCACTGCGTCCGATGCCGGCCCCGAACCGGAACCCCTGGCGCGGTACGACGCCGTGGTGGGTTCGGACACCGAAACCCCTGAACTCCTGGGCCGCGGCTTCCTGGCTGTTGTTTCGATCGACGAGGTCACTGACTGAGTCTGTGCGGCCCCACGTGCACAACGGCGCCGCTCCGGCGCGCCTCCTCGGCGGCGAAGACTGCGGCGTGGCTGCTGAGGGATTCCTCCAGTCCTGACACCACCCCCGACCAGTCACCGGTGGCCAGCGCCGCTACCCACGCCTGAACGAGGCCCCGGTCGCCGCCCTCGTGCTTTTCGCCCCGCACCTCCGGCACGGCCGCCGGGACCGGGTGGACAGTGCTTGTCCCGGTCAGGAAGTCGTACACCGAGATTGATCCCGCCTCCACCGAGATCTCGCCATGGCTGCCGAAGATCCGGGTCCGCCTGGGACCGGCGGCGGTGAAGGCTGTGGCAGTGAACGCGGCTGTGGTGCCGTCCTCGTATTCGATGTTCACCACCTGGTGGTCCACCACATCGTTGTCCGAAAAATACACACAGCGGCCGTAGGGTCCCGTGGCCAGGGCGTGCAGGAGCGACGCGGGGGTGCCGCCAGGATCGACGACTTCGGCGAAGTATGCCCGTGCCGGATCAGCCTTGCCGCCGTTGGCTGGCCGCCCCGGGGCGTAGATTTTCAGCGCCGAATACGGACAGCTTGGTTCCGCGGGGCAGTCTGTGCAGCGCGGGCCCGCGCCCTCCGGCGCGCCTTCGGGACGAAAGTGCGCCAGTTGTCCGAAGGAGGAAACGCGCAGGGGCCTGCTTCCGATGACGAAGGAGAGCCAGTCGACGTCGTGCGTGCACTTCGCCAGCAGGAACGGGCTGGACTCTTCCTCGCGGCGCCAGTTGCCACGGACATACGAATGGGCGAAATGCCAGTAACCAACTGGTTCCAGATGCTGAACCGAGATGATCCGGCCCACCGCCCCGGCAGAGAGGAGCCGCTTGAGCAGT
Encoded here:
- a CDS encoding 2-phosphosulfolactate phosphatase; its protein translation is MNASTSNSRHTLTASAAHRQLPYTVRLEWGFDGAATVASGADLAVVVDVLSFSTCVSVALDRGASVFPFPWKDTRAEDFAAHHRAQLAGPRNGGGLSLSPASFRAAETLERVVLPSPNGSALCHELAGTVPLVAAVCLRNAGATADWVAANLPENAVIAVIAAGERWPDGTLRPAVEDQIGAGAFIAGLGATGKGGYEAEVGRHGYSPEAVAAAAVFEAAEPRLREMLHGCASGLELSGTGYGGDVDIAAELDDSTAVALLTDGVFSPFPG
- a CDS encoding DUF4031 domain-containing protein; protein product: MAIYIDPPLWPAHGTHFSHLVSDESLAELHGFAAAAGIPERAFDGDHYDVAERRYPDLVAAGAVPVEARILVRKLIASGLRIPARQRNKSLKVPLFNRWETIMPGHDALFLDLLDRWSEPHRRYHGCTHLLSVLESLDLLTDPADPPRRVVLAAWFHDAVYRGVAGQDEEESARLAEDRLEAAGLPDAEVAEVARLVRLTSDHRPGPGDDDGALLCDADLSVLGGEPDEYARYVAAVRQDYAHIGDADFAAGRAAVVRRLLELDPLFHTERAKELWRDAAHRNLTGELA
- a CDS encoding YccF domain-containing protein, which encodes MKTLLNIIWLVFGGFWLALGYFLAGVICCLLIITIPWGIASFRIAAYTLWPFGRTVVDKPGGAGVFSLLGNVIWLLVAGIWIAIGHVVTAFAMAITIIGIPLAIANLKLIPVSLMPLGKQIVPTSQPFVPAYR
- a CDS encoding HutD/Ves family protein, which translates into the protein MEIIRFAGLKPQPWRNGGGVTRQVASHPAAGSAQDWDWRVSLTDVTKAGDYSPFPGMERVLTVIEGELLLLTVDGAEQPLEKYRPFRFPGGAATSCTLPTGDVRNLNVITREGTFKGFTSIIELSKKRAHPLFAGQLGILLQGQATASDAGPEPEPLARYDAVVGSDTETPELLGRGFLAVVSIDEVTD
- a CDS encoding phosphoribosylanthranilate isomerase → MFVKVCGLSTPESIREAVDAGADAVGFVLTASPRVVSPHQVSALLAEVPARVSPVGVFRDEPVADAVAIARAAGLEWIQLHGARSRADVATVHDAGMKLIRAVTTGATAEELEDWGEDLLLIDAAVPGSGEAWDYASVAALPILEGRRWLLAGGLDPANVAQASAAAHAWGVDVSSGVEASRGVKDLAKIRAFVEAAKAGAKA
- a CDS encoding Gfo/Idh/MocA family protein, producing MEARPPLGARGRRGPAGRPPVRLLIAGGGARGAAYARLAVATGRAIVVGLAEPRRFLRESLAAELDVPEAALFEDWQTMLTARPPADGIIIATPDREHGGPFAAAAALGYRILLEKPAAVDPAGCAELERVAAETAANATVCHVLRYTPLTVLLKRLLSAGAVGRIISVQHLEPVGYWHFAHSYVRGNWRREEESSPFLLAKCTHDVDWLSFVIGSRPLRVSSFGQLAHFRPEGAPEGAGPRCTDCPAEPSCPYSALKIYAPGRPANGGKADPARAYFAEVVDPGGTPASLLHALATGPYGRCVYFSDNDVVDHQVVNIEYEDGTTAAFTATAFTAAGPRRTRIFGSHGEISVEAGSISVYDFLTGTSTVHPVPAAVPEVRGEKHEGGDRGLVQAWVAALATGDWSGVVSGLEESLSSHAAVFAAEEARRSGAVVHVGPHRLSQ